The stretch of DNA CGCTTGCGGTGGCGAAGGCAGCAGCTGAGTATCTCGGGCTTCCCCTCTACCGCTATCTGGGAGGGGTTTCCGCCCGGGTGCTCCCCGTCCCTCTGATGAATGTTATAAATGGCGGTGCCCATGCAGACAACAACCTGGACATTCAGGAGTTTATGATCGTTCCCGCTGGCGCCTCCTCCTTTTCCCAAGCCCTGAGGATGGGTTCCGAAGTGTTCCATCAGTTGAAGAAGGTGCTCAAGGAGAAGGGGCTTGCCACCTCGGTAGGCGATGAGGGTGGGTTTGCCCCTGATCTTTCCACGAACGAAGAGGCGATCGAGCTTATCCTTAAGGGGATAGAGAAAGCGGGATATAAACCAGGGAAGGATCTCTTTATCGCCCTCGATGCAGCAGCAAGCGAATTCTACGAGAATGGTAGTTATCGTTTAGCCGCCGAGGGTAAAGAACTCTCCCCCGAAGAGCTCGTCTCCTATTACGAAAACCTTCTTTCCCGTTATCCCATAATCTCGCTCGAGGACGGAATGGCGGAGAATGATTGGGAGGGATGGCGGTTGCTGACCGCTCGGCTGGGGGATAAGGTCCAGCTGGTGGGGGATGACATCTTCGTCACCAACAAGAAGATAATCGCTAAAGGGATAAGGGAGAGTATAGCCAACTCGGTGCTTATCAAGCTGAACCAGATAGGCACTGTATCGGAGACGATCGAAGCAGTGGAGCTCGCCCATCGAGCGGGATACACCACCGTTATCTCCCATCGCTCGGGCGAAACCGAGGATACCAGCATCGCCGATCTCGCCGTCGCCCTGAATAGCGGGATGATAAAAACCGGCTCCCTTTGTCGGAGCGAACGGATCGCTAAGTATAACCAGCTTCTAAGGATCGAGGAGGAGCTTGGCGATGAAGCGGTCTTCCTCGGATTAGGAGCTTTCCTGCCCTACAGGGATAGGGGGGGTTAAACTGAGGAAGGTAATTAGGGTGATAATGGGGTGAGGCGGATCCTTTACATCCTTCTCGGGGCTATGGTGATAGGCCTTATCCTCCTCTCCATCGCCGGGGACAGGGGGCTGGTGGAACTTTCCCGAAGGAGGATAATCGTTTCTCAGCTCGAACGGGAGATAGAGCAGTTGCGAGTTGAGAACGCCAGGCTTTCCCGCGAGGTGGAAGCATTAAGAAGCGATTGGAGTTATCTTGAGAAGCTCGCCCGTGAAGAACTCGAGATGATAAAGCCAGGAGAGGTACTCCTTCTTCTTCCTTCGGATAGCAACCTCCCCTCAAAAGGGGGAAAGCGATTAGTCCTTCCTCGCGGAGATGAAGAGCCCCATTACCCCGATGTGAGAAAGCGCCCCGGCAAAAAGTAGTGCCTCGAATTGCCTATTCAATACCGACCCCACAAAAAGGACGAAGAGTCTCAAATCCCTTTTTATGAGTTTGGCGATGAGGCCTCGGTTCGGTTGTGGCTTGTGGTAGCGGAGAGCGAACTCCTTTTTGGCGTAGCTCGGCATAATGAAGCCGATTCCCGCTATCGTTCCCAAGATCCAGGGGACGCTACCAGAAGCTGCCTGCCAGGCACTGTAGGTGATCCCTAAGGCGATTACGATGTCGGCATAACGGTCGGTGACCGTATCGAACCATCCGCCGAAGGGACTGCATTTGAAGGTGAGCCGAGCCACCTCCCCATCGCAGCCATCAAGCACCGAGGCGAATTGGATCAGGATACCGGCAAGAAAGATGTAGGAATAACTGCTCTTAGCGAAGAGGAAACCGCCTATGATACAAAGGAGGAAGCTCGTTACCGTTATCAGATTGGGCAGTATCCCCCAGTCGGCGAGATAAGAGGAGAGAAAGCGGGATAAACGGCGATTGAGATATTGGGAGACAAAGCCATCCTCGTCCTTGGAGCTAATATGGGAAAGAAGTATCCTTTTTGCCTTTTTAAGATCTTCTTTCGTATCTACATCCTGCCAGAATAGCCCCTCGGTGGGGATGAAGAACATATTTCCTCGCTCAACGAGCTTCCTTATCCC from Acidobacteriota bacterium encodes:
- the eno gene encoding phosphopyruvate hydratase; protein product: MMIIEDVYAREILDSRGNPTVEVEVVLEGGVMGRAAVPSGASTGEREAIELRDGDPARYSGKGVQEAVRNVNSIIADAIISEEMEAVDQLGIDRLLIELDGTENKSRLGANAILGVSLAVAKAAAEYLGLPLYRYLGGVSARVLPVPLMNVINGGAHADNNLDIQEFMIVPAGASSFSQALRMGSEVFHQLKKVLKEKGLATSVGDEGGFAPDLSTNEEAIELILKGIEKAGYKPGKDLFIALDAAASEFYENGSYRLAAEGKELSPEELVSYYENLLSRYPIISLEDGMAENDWEGWRLLTARLGDKVQLVGDDIFVTNKKIIAKGIRESIANSVLIKLNQIGTVSETIEAVELAHRAGYTTVISHRSGETEDTSIADLAVALNSGMIKTGSLCRSERIAKYNQLLRIEEELGDEAVFLGLGAFLPYRDRGG
- a CDS encoding septum formation initiator family protein, producing MVIGLILLSIAGDRGLVELSRRRIIVSQLEREIEQLRVENARLSREVEALRSDWSYLEKLAREELEMIKPGEVLLLLPSDSNLPSKGGKRLVLPRGDEEPHYPDVRKRPGKK
- a CDS encoding NTP transferase domain-containing protein, which translates into the protein MKAVILAAGEGRRIKPHIGNAPKPLTKLLGLTLIERAILSAREAGVTEFLVVVGYKKKIMTSYLRKLERRYRLTIRVVENNDWTLGNGSSALAVSPYLKEDEPFLLLMSDHIVAPDILKKLIAQGKRLRNGCLLAVDLNWDKEKDTEEATKVRIEGERLVAIGKELSSFDGLDTGAFFCFPTLFPALRASAKEGDYTLTGGIRKLVERGNMFFIPTEGLFWQDVDTKEDLKKAKRILLSHISSKDEDGFVSQYLNRRLSRFLSSYLADWGILPNLITVTSFLLCIIGGFLFAKSSYSYIFLAGILIQFASVLDGCDGEVARLTFKCSPFGGWFDTVTDRYADIVIALGITYSAWQAASGSVPWILGTIAGIGFIMPSYAKKEFALRYHKPQPNRGLIAKLIKRDLRLFVLFVGSVLNRQFEALLFAGALSHIGVMGLFISARKD